A single genomic interval of Phocoenobacter uteri harbors:
- a CDS encoding DNA topoisomerase III — MRLFIAEKPSLARAIADVLPKPHKRDDGFIQCGQNDVVTWCIGHLLEQAEPDAYDERYKKWRMEHLPIVPQKWQWLPKKNTLKQFKVVEKLIKQADVLVNAGDPDREGQLLVDEIFGYMNLSAEKRSQIQRCLVSDLNPNAVKKAVEKLQNNTNFIPLSTSALARARADWLYGINMTRAYTLQGQRAGYQGVLSVGRVQTPVLGLIVRRDLEIENFVPKDYFEVLAHVVVPETQERFTAQWKPSKACEDYQDDEGRVLSKGLAENVVKRITNQPATVKEYQNKIEKETAPLPYSLSVLQIDAARRFGLSAQAVLDICQKLYETHKLITYPRSDNRYLPKEHYGDRFKVTNAISQHLNEYQHLPEVVDLEIQNRCWNDKKVEAHHAIIPTARKGNVHLTENEKNIYQLIARQYLMQFCPDAEYRKAKITLEIAGGTFVAQTRGLIVAGWKELLGKEDSEQQTETALPVVKKSQQLHCEKGEVVSKKTTPPRYFSDATLLSAMTGIARFVQDKELKKVLRETDGLGTEATRAGIIELLFKRGFLIKKGRQIHSTEAGRILIQALPEVATIPDMTAYWEMQLNDISKKKATYQHFMSDLTHKLPDLLISQNQQILQNLSKITPLAKPKYRK, encoded by the coding sequence CATAAACGTGATGATGGTTTTATTCAGTGTGGGCAAAATGATGTGGTCACTTGGTGTATCGGGCATTTATTAGAACAAGCAGAGCCAGATGCTTATGATGAACGCTATAAAAAATGGCGAATGGAACACTTGCCGATTGTGCCTCAAAAATGGCAGTGGCTACCGAAAAAAAATACCCTAAAACAGTTTAAGGTAGTTGAGAAACTGATTAAACAAGCCGATGTGTTAGTCAATGCGGGCGACCCAGATAGAGAAGGGCAGTTGTTGGTTGATGAAATTTTTGGTTATATGAATTTATCTGCTGAAAAGCGTTCACAAATTCAGCGTTGTTTAGTCAGTGATCTTAACCCAAATGCGGTAAAGAAAGCGGTCGAAAAATTGCAAAATAATACCAATTTTATACCGCTATCTACTTCAGCCCTAGCACGAGCCAGAGCAGATTGGTTGTATGGAATTAATATGACGCGTGCTTATACTTTGCAAGGGCAACGAGCAGGATATCAAGGTGTGCTTTCTGTGGGACGAGTGCAAACCCCTGTTTTAGGTTTAATTGTTCGCCGTGATTTGGAAATTGAAAATTTTGTACCAAAAGATTATTTTGAGGTGTTGGCTCACGTTGTTGTGCCTGAAACCCAAGAGCGTTTTACGGCTCAATGGAAACCAAGTAAAGCCTGTGAAGATTATCAAGATGATGAAGGAAGAGTGCTTTCAAAAGGCTTGGCAGAAAATGTTGTAAAACGTATTACAAATCAGCCCGCTACGGTCAAGGAATATCAAAATAAAATTGAAAAGGAAACCGCCCCTTTGCCTTATTCTCTTTCTGTTTTGCAAATTGATGCAGCTCGCCGTTTTGGACTTTCTGCCCAAGCAGTGCTAGATATTTGTCAAAAATTATATGAAACCCATAAATTGATTACTTATCCTCGTTCTGATAATCGTTATTTGCCAAAAGAGCATTATGGGGATCGTTTTAAAGTCACTAATGCTATTTCACAGCATTTGAATGAATATCAACACTTACCAGAAGTGGTTGATTTAGAAATACAAAATCGTTGTTGGAATGATAAAAAAGTGGAAGCCCACCACGCTATTATCCCAACGGCTCGTAAAGGTAATGTACATTTAACCGAGAATGAAAAGAATATTTATCAGTTAATTGCTCGTCAATATTTAATGCAATTTTGCCCTGACGCAGAATATCGTAAAGCAAAAATTACCTTGGAAATTGCGGGCGGAACCTTTGTGGCTCAAACAAGAGGTTTAATTGTTGCTGGTTGGAAGGAATTATTAGGCAAAGAAGACAGCGAACAACAAACCGAAACCGCCTTGCCCGTGGTTAAAAAATCTCAGCAACTTCACTGTGAAAAAGGCGAAGTTGTGAGTAAAAAAACGACACCGCCACGCTATTTTTCTGATGCGACTTTACTTTCTGCAATGACGGGGATTGCTCGCTTTGTGCAAGATAAAGAATTAAAGAAAGTGTTGCGAGAAACGGATGGTTTAGGAACAGAAGCAACCCGTGCGGGTATTATTGAATTGCTTTTTAAACGTGGCTTTTTAATTAAAAAAGGCAGACAAATTCATAGTACTGAAGCAGGACGCATTTTAATTCAAGCATTACCAGAGGTGGCAACGATTCCTGATATGACGGCATATTGGGAAATGCAGCTTAATGATATTAGTAAGAAAAAAGCAACTTATCAGCATTTTATGTCAGATCTTACCCACAAACTTCCTGATTTACTCATAAGTCAAAATCAACAAATTTTGCAAAATTTAAGCAAAATCACACCGCTTGCAAAGCCTAAATATAGAAAATAA
- a CDS encoding OmpA family protein: MKKFIVCSLTALCLSACSSNGGSFGSSSNGKLESWTTFDGNTVNLQELGDKQSKVYFYREKDAFQGPAVNVFIDGDYLASVLDGGYRAAIVCSAGDRILPSFTRNTSFADRDTGVDYNFVTGETEYVKIMLSKEGQPIFQRVSQAEGEAAVSNLKQETQTLPRVKANRFCDKAVLDKFTLQAHSLFKFDKSSYKDMLPEGREEIKEIARKINLGIVDIKNIKVVGYTDPMGDDNYNLALSKRRAKTVRQALLNSNVQADVEMEGLGERNLLVRDCLKKYPHDKKARRVCDQPNRRVEIIIYGNRNDK, encoded by the coding sequence ATGAAAAAATTCATCGTATGCAGTTTAACTGCTTTGTGTTTGTCTGCATGTTCATCTAATGGGGGAAGCTTTGGTTCTAGTTCAAATGGAAAATTAGAAAGTTGGACTACTTTTGATGGCAACACAGTTAATCTACAAGAATTGGGCGATAAGCAATCTAAAGTTTATTTTTATAGAGAAAAAGACGCATTTCAAGGCCCAGCAGTAAATGTATTTATTGATGGTGATTATTTAGCATCTGTACTTGATGGTGGCTATCGTGCGGCTATCGTATGTTCAGCAGGGGATCGTATTTTGCCTTCATTTACTCGTAATACAAGCTTTGCTGATCGTGATACAGGGGTGGATTACAACTTTGTTACTGGTGAAACTGAATATGTTAAAATTATGTTAAGCAAAGAAGGGCAACCAATTTTCCAACGTGTTTCACAAGCAGAGGGTGAGGCAGCTGTAAGTAACCTTAAACAAGAAACTCAAACATTACCACGTGTTAAAGCAAATCGTTTTTGTGATAAAGCGGTGTTAGATAAATTTACATTACAAGCACATTCTTTATTTAAGTTCGATAAATCAAGTTATAAAGATATGTTACCAGAAGGTCGTGAAGAAATTAAAGAGATTGCTCGTAAAATCAATTTAGGTATTGTGGATATCAAAAATATTAAAGTTGTGGGTTATACCGATCCGATGGGAGACGATAATTATAATTTAGCATTATCAAAACGTCGTGCTAAAACAGTGAGACAAGCATTATTAAATTCAAATGTTCAAGCAGATGTTGAAATGGAAGGATTAGGAGAGCGAAATTTACTAGTGAGAGATTGTTTGAAGAAATATCCTCATGATAAAAAAGCAAGAAGGGTTTGTGATCAACCAAACCGTCGTGTAGAAATTATTATTTATGGTAATAGAAACGATAAATAA